A stretch of the Gossypium hirsutum isolate 1008001.06 chromosome D07, Gossypium_hirsutum_v2.1, whole genome shotgun sequence genome encodes the following:
- the LOC121219174 gene encoding scarecrow-like protein 3 translates to MMSSSPKPEVTLSLALSPGSTLQEVVKPQERGVRLIQLLLTCAKHASSSNLHRADECLRQISLLASVSGDSMQRLSAWFASALAVRLVKRWPGLHKVLNYTQLPKQDQLGQAQPLFGRVCPYLGFSYAIISRTLIKAMTGERVIHLVDLGSGDANLWIPLLRSFSCLLDGQPHLKVTCMNANKAILEELGPRLVKEAEALGLPFQFAPLNVSLRELTLDKLGVKSGEALAFISILNLHSLLAEDDSVDAHFSHNKTNGIKDSKQMFRFLSTIRSSSPKLFFLVEKEADHNLNKLVDRFVEGLHYYSAVFDSVGATFGGNTSSRERLVLEEMFGKEIENIVACEGVEREERHERYGRWMVRFGQAGFKPVMMWHESTEDAKQMVEACGRNGYKIVNERASLMICWHDRPLYAVSAWTC, encoded by the coding sequence ACTCTGCAAGAGGTTGTAAAGCCCCAAGAGAGAGGTGTCCGCCTTATCCAACTGCTCTTAACATGTGCCAAGCATGCCTCGTCCAGTAACCTACACCGTGCTGACGAGTGTCTCCGGCAGATATCGCTGCTTGCCTCGGTGTCTGGTGACTCCATGCAACGCCTTTCGGCATGGTTCGCCTCTGCCCTTGCTGTACGCCTTGTCAAGCGTTGGCCTGGCTTACATAAGGTCTTGAACTACACTCAGTTGCCGAAACAAGATCAGTTAGGTCAAGCTCAGCCGCTCTTCGGGCGAGTGTGTCCCTACCTTGGGTTCTCTTATGCCATCATATCTCGTACACTGATCAAGGCCATGACAGGGGAGCGAGTCATCCATCTCGTGGACTTGGGTTCAGGCGATGCAAACTTGTGGATCCCGCTACTTCGGAGCTTTTCGTGCTTGCTCGATGGACAACCTCATTTGAAGGTCACTTGCATGAATGCTAACAAGGCAATACTAGAGGAGTTGGGCCCAAGGCTTGTTAAAGAGGCTGAAGCACTCGGCCTGCCCTTTCAATTTGCCCCTCTAAATGTTAGTTTAAGAGAGCTAACATTAGACAAACTTGGGGTAAAATCAGGAGAGGCATTAGCTTTCATATCAATATTAAATCTCCACTCTTTATTAGCGGAGGATGATAGTGTTGATGCACATTTCAGCCACAACAAGACTAACGGCATCAAAGATTCCAAGCAAATGTTTCGGTTTTTATCGACAATCCGATCATCGTCCCCTAAACTTTTCTTTTTAGTCGAAAAAGAAGCCGACCATAATTTAAACAAATTGGTTGATAGATTCGTTGAGGGACTGCATTACTACAGCGCTGTGTTCGACTCGGTCGGTGCTACATTCGGGGGCAATACCTCGAGTAGGGAAAGACTTGTTTTGGAGGAAATGTTTGGGAAAGAAATTGAAAACATTGTGGCATGTGAAGGGGTTGAAAGAGAAGAGAGGCATGAGAGGTATGGGAGATGGATGGTTCGGTTCGGACAAGCCGGATTTAAGCCGGTTATGATGTGGCATGAGTCAACGGAAGATGCCAAGCAAATGGTGGAAGCATGTGGTAGAAATGGTTACAAAATTGTTAACGAAAGGGCAAGCTTGATGATTTGTTGGCACGATAGACCATTATATGCAGTGTCTGCATGGACTTGTTAG